A stretch of DNA from Limnohabitans sp. MORI2:
CGGCGCTTGGGTCGCGGGCCTGTTCAGTGGTCAAAGATTAGACAGCCAGACGCTTGCGACCTTTGGCGCGACGAGCGTTGATCACAGCGCGGCCACCGCGTGTTTTCATACGGACCAAAAAGCCGTGTGTACGGGCGCGGCGAGTTTTAGAAGGTTGATAAGTGCGTTTCATGATTTTTCCAAAAAGCTAAGCCCTGAAGAGATCAGGGAAACCAATGATTATCTCAAATTTTTAGGGTACTTGCTGGCTTTTATTCATTCTCTTTTTAACTGGTTT
This window harbors:
- the rpmH gene encoding 50S ribosomal protein L34 — translated: MKRTYQPSKTRRARTHGFLVRMKTRGGRAVINARRAKGRKRLAV